The DNA window TGCATTTGTTCAGCTCGAGGGATGCATAGGAGTCATTGCAAATGGAGCGGGATTAACGATGGCAACACTTGATGCAATAAATGAATTTAGCGGAAAAGGAGGAGTATTTCTTGATTTGGGAGGAACAGATGATGTGGAAAAGGTGAAGCAGGCGTTTGAGCTGATGGCAAAAGCAAATCAGAAAGCAATATTAGTGAATCTATTTGGTGGAATAACGAAATGCGATACTGTTGCTAAGGGAATTGTTGAATTTATGAAGGAAAAGAAGATTAGCCAGCCAGTTGTTGCAAGAATTAAGGGAATAAATGAAGAAGAAGCGAGGAAAATGCTTAAAGATTATGTTATAACCATTGACTCTTTTGAAGAAGCTGCTAAAAAGGTTGTTGAGGTGAGTTAAAATGGCAATATGGGCGGATGAAAAAGTGAGGTTACTTGTTCAGGGAATAACAGGACACCAAGGAAAATTTCATACAAAAGCAATGAAGGAATTTGGAACAAATATAGTTGCGGGAGTTACTCCTGGAAAAGGAGGCGTAACAGTTGAAGGAGTTAAGGTTTATGATACTGTTGAAGAAGCAATGGAAATGAAGCCAAATGCAAGCATTATTTTTGTCCCAGTCCCTTATGCATTTGATGCGGTAATTGAAGCGATTGATGTGGGCTTAAATTTAGTTGTTGTGATAACTGAAAATATACCTTTCCATGATTCAATAAAGTTTGTAAATTATGCAAAATATAAAAAAGCTATTCTTATCGGCCCGAATTGTCCAGGAATTGTTTCTCCAGGGAAAACAAAAATTGGGATATTTCCGAATCATATTTTCAAAAAGGGAAATGTGGGAGTTGCTTCCCGCTCCGGCACACTTACATATGAAATAGTGAATGAGCTGAGCATGGCGGGAATTGGTCAATCAACATGCGTCGGCCTGGGAGGAGATCCAATTACTGGAAAAAATTTTATTGATGCCCTTGATGCTTTTGAAAGAGATGAGGAAACAGAGGCAATTGTTCTTGTTGGAGAGATAGGCGGAACTGCAGAGGAGGAAGCAGCTGAATTTATAGAGAAAAAGATAAGCAAGCCAGTATATGCATATATAGCGGGGAGGAGTGCTCCTGAGGGCAAGAGGATGGGGCATGCGGGAGCAATAATATCGGGTGGAAAAGGGACCGCTGAATCAAAGATAAGGGCGTTTAAAAAAGCTGGTGTTAAAGTAGCTCGCTTTCCAAGTGAGATAGCAAAAATGATAAAAGATGATAAGGAAGTTTGGTGAAAAATATCCGAAAATAAGTAAATTTGCAATTGTTGATGAAAATGCATTGATAATTGGGGATGTTTTTATTGACGATTTTGCAAATATATGGCCCCATGCCTTGCTTCGCGCAACAGATGAAAAAATTTTTATAGGAAAAAAGAGTGCAGTGCTAGATAAATCCTTTATTGAATCCCCTGAAGAAGTTAGAGTTGGGGAAGGTAGCATAATATCTCACGGTGCGATTATTCATGGTAGCAAAATAGGCAAAAATGTTTTAGTTGGAATAGGAGCGATTGTTCTTGAAGCGGAAATTGGAGATAACTGTATAATTGCATCTGGAAGTGTTGTCAAGGAAGATGCGGAAAAAAATTCCTTTGTTGCAGGGGTACCAGGGAAAGTAATAAGAGAAGTTACGATAGAGGAGATTGAAAAAAATAAAAGAATTTGTGAGGAAATGTATAATAAGGCTAAATTGTTAAATGAACATGATTGAAATTAACGGGAAAAAAATTTATTTATTGCCAGTTATAAGAGGGCTTGCGGGAGAGGGGGAAAAAGTAAAAAAATCATTTTATGAGATAAATCCAGATTGTATTGCTATAGTTACTGCGGATGAGGATTTAAAGCTAATTGGGGAAAAAATTGAGGAAGCTAGCATGCCAATAGAATACCAGTATTATCTTCTTCATCTTTCGAGATATGGAGAAATTGCAATTCCTCCACAAGATATAATTGTTGCGGATGAAATCTCAAAGAAAGAAAAAATTCCGCTATTTGCAGTTGATATGAATGATGATGAATACATGGAAAAATTTGTTGAGTACATTTCTCTATTCTCGCTAATAAGATATTCAAGAAAAGTCAAAAGGTTGGCAAAAAAGAAATTTAATGCGAAAA is part of the Thermoplasmatales archaeon genome and encodes:
- the sucD gene encoding succinate--CoA ligase subunit alpha, encoding MAIWADEKVRLLVQGITGHQGKFHTKAMKEFGTNIVAGVTPGKGGVTVEGVKVYDTVEEAMEMKPNASIIFVPVPYAFDAVIEAIDVGLNLVVVITENIPFHDSIKFVNYAKYKKAILIGPNCPGIVSPGKTKIGIFPNHIFKKGNVGVASRSGTLTYEIVNELSMAGIGQSTCVGLGGDPITGKNFIDALDAFERDEETEAIVLVGEIGGTAEEEAAEFIEKKISKPVYAYIAGRSAPEGKRMGHAGAIISGGKGTAESKIRAFKKAGVKVARFPSEIAKMIKDDKEVW
- a CDS encoding gamma carbonic anhydrase family protein, which translates into the protein MIRKFGEKYPKISKFAIVDENALIIGDVFIDDFANIWPHALLRATDEKIFIGKKSAVLDKSFIESPEEVRVGEGSIISHGAIIHGSKIGKNVLVGIGAIVLEAEIGDNCIIASGSVVKEDAEKNSFVAGVPGKVIREVTIEEIEKNKRICEEMYNKAKLLNEHD